From a single Loigolactobacillus coryniformis subsp. coryniformis KCTC 3167 = DSM 20001 genomic region:
- a CDS encoding uracil-xanthine permease family protein produces MAKEPLSQVDKKLPLVQNLSLGFQHAVIAILAAIPVPLIVAVSTGMSLGQTRFFISAVIFTAGLSSILAALDLVPRISPKLPMIMGASFAVVPVAIATLKAASSISVGFQIMAGATMVSGFLCFLAAPFWAKLQRFFPPIVIGTNLMVLGTALLPNTFHWMMADQAYHLTASVVPKAFYLTVGVFLFYVVISKYLKGMLGNITILLSLIVGTIAAAFMGMMNFATVKAAPWFAINMPLNFGLPKFDSEAILTFLIVMVLGMVEVSGTATGIHNIVHKPINRVQFGKILKTLGLGTLLSGLFNSVQPTSFVPSVGVLDLSKVHSRFPIATAGGMLMVIGFIPKFSALIAVIPKPVLGGIGFAIFGVIIGSAVDILKQVDFNGNQNKLIIGLSMGITMIPATYPNFYAHFPSLVQNIMGSGILSGALTAILLNIFFNFSDLRSKIN; encoded by the coding sequence ATGGCAAAAGAACCATTATCGCAGGTTGATAAAAAATTACCCTTAGTTCAGAATTTATCGTTAGGTTTTCAACATGCAGTTATTGCTATTCTAGCGGCGATTCCTGTGCCATTGATTGTCGCGGTTAGTACAGGAATGTCACTGGGCCAAACAAGATTCTTTATTAGTGCAGTTATTTTTACGGCTGGTTTGTCGTCAATTTTGGCAGCGTTAGATCTGGTCCCCCGTATAAGTCCCAAGTTACCAATGATCATGGGAGCCAGCTTTGCGGTGGTGCCAGTGGCAATTGCAACTTTAAAAGCAGCCTCATCGATCTCAGTTGGCTTTCAAATTATGGCTGGGGCAACGATGGTGTCGGGATTTTTATGTTTTTTAGCAGCGCCGTTTTGGGCGAAGTTGCAACGATTTTTCCCGCCAATTGTGATTGGGACTAATTTAATGGTGCTGGGGACAGCCTTATTACCCAATACGTTTCATTGGATGATGGCCGATCAAGCCTATCATTTAACTGCTAGTGTGGTACCCAAGGCTTTTTATTTAACCGTTGGCGTTTTTCTCTTTTATGTTGTTATTAGTAAATATTTGAAGGGCATGTTGGGCAATATTACGATTTTGCTTTCTTTAATTGTAGGAACAATTGCCGCAGCATTTATGGGAATGATGAATTTTGCAACGGTTAAAGCAGCGCCCTGGTTTGCAATCAACATGCCACTTAACTTTGGTTTACCCAAGTTTGATTCTGAGGCAATTTTAACTTTTTTGATCGTAATGGTGCTGGGAATGGTTGAAGTATCGGGAACGGCGACTGGAATTCATAATATTGTCCATAAACCGATCAATCGGGTGCAATTTGGTAAGATTCTGAAGACACTAGGCTTAGGAACCTTGCTCTCCGGTTTATTTAATTCAGTTCAACCGACCTCATTTGTGCCGAGTGTCGGTGTACTAGATCTGTCAAAGGTGCATAGTCGCTTTCCAATAGCAACTGCTGGTGGTATGTTGATGGTAATTGGCTTCATTCCTAAATTTTCCGCATTGATCGCAGTGATCCCGAAACCAGTTTTAGGTGGTATTGGTTTTGCAATTTTTGGTGTTATCATTGGTAGTGCCGTTGATATTCTGAAGCAAGTCGATTTTAATGGTAATCAGAATAAGCTAATTATTGGTTTAAGTATGGGGATTACGATGATTCCAGCGACTTATCCTAATTTTTACGCGCATTTCCCGTCACTAGTCCAGAATATTATGGGTAGTGGTATTTTGTCGGGGGCGTTGACGGCGATTTTATTAAATATCTTCTTTAACTTCAGTGATTTACGGTCAAAAATTAATTGA
- a CDS encoding nucleoside deaminase, translating into MNADFMKIAAAEATSNLTSKAGGPFGCVIVRAGKIIAQAHNQVLLDHDPTAHAEITCIRKATKKLGTHDLSGCVLYTSCYPCPMCLGAIIWANIKQVYYGNTAKDAAAIGFRDDYIYDFIKQGGQDQRVLALKQIARDETLPSFTAFAAQQDKELY; encoded by the coding sequence ATGAATGCGGATTTTATGAAAATAGCTGCGGCTGAGGCGACAAGTAATCTAACTTCAAAAGCTGGCGGTCCCTTTGGTTGTGTTATTGTTCGCGCTGGAAAAATTATTGCGCAAGCACATAACCAAGTATTGTTAGACCATGATCCTACCGCCCATGCAGAGATCACTTGTATTCGTAAAGCAACTAAAAAGTTGGGGACCCATGATCTAAGTGGTTGTGTCCTGTATACGTCATGCTATCCGTGTCCAATGTGTCTTGGGGCGATCATTTGGGCAAATATTAAACAAGTCTACTATGGTAATACTGCTAAAGATGCGGCGGCAATCGGTTTCCGCGATGACTATATTTATGATTTTATTAAACAAGGTGGCCAGGATCAACGGGTTTTAGCTCTGAAACAAATTGCGCGGGATGAGACGTTACCAAGCTTTACCGCCTTTGCGGCACAGCAAGATAAAGAATTATATTAG
- a CDS encoding IS30 family transposase, translated as MQEQNTTVREKGHHLTSFERGRIATLHSQGYSNRAIARVIGVCHQTISNELRRGEIDQVKKVNGQRQYHREYSPEAAQAKYEANRMSCHRPLKLAGVADFIHYFTAHLHQDGWSPDAAVGRAKLEGLYQPEEMVSTKTLYHYIDAQLLEVRNLDLLEKNRRRTKHHHSPKHKRLAGRSIEERPKSIDQRQEFGHFELDTVVGKRNGQESVILTLIERQSRCQILRLIDGRDTDSVNYELAKICQEYGHIMKSVTADNGAEFAAAGTVLDGVADLYYAHPYRSSERGTNEAHNRMIRRDVPKGLSMDTLGPSDIQAVEAKLNNLPRRQSGYQTPKELFSAAAG; from the coding sequence ATGCAAGAACAGAATACCACAGTCCGAGAAAAAGGTCACCACCTAACTTCATTTGAGCGCGGCAGAATCGCCACGCTACACAGCCAAGGATACTCTAACCGCGCAATTGCTAGAGTTATCGGCGTTTGTCATCAAACAATCAGTAATGAACTACGCCGTGGTGAGATCGACCAAGTTAAAAAAGTGAACGGTCAACGGCAATATCACCGCGAATACTCGCCAGAAGCGGCACAGGCCAAATACGAAGCTAACCGAATGTCCTGTCATCGACCTTTGAAACTCGCTGGTGTCGCTGACTTTATCCACTACTTTACGGCCCATTTGCACCAAGACGGTTGGTCGCCTGATGCCGCGGTGGGCCGTGCTAAACTTGAAGGCTTATATCAACCTGAGGAGATGGTTTCGACCAAGACGTTATACCACTATATCGATGCGCAACTACTTGAAGTCCGTAATCTTGATCTGCTCGAAAAAAACCGGCGCCGCACCAAACACCACCATTCACCCAAGCATAAGCGTCTGGCCGGACGAAGTATCGAAGAGCGACCTAAAAGTATTGATCAGCGCCAAGAGTTCGGTCACTTTGAGTTGGATACCGTAGTCGGTAAACGTAACGGCCAAGAAAGTGTTATTCTAACGCTGATCGAGCGCCAATCTCGCTGTCAGATCCTGCGTTTGATTGATGGCCGTGACACCGATTCAGTCAACTACGAACTGGCTAAGATCTGCCAAGAATACGGGCACATCATGAAGTCCGTTACCGCTGACAACGGGGCAGAGTTCGCAGCGGCGGGGACGGTGCTTGACGGCGTTGCCGACCTTTATTATGCCCACCCTTACCGCTCTTCAGAACGAGGCACAAATGAGGCGCATAATCGAATGATCCGTCGTGATGTGCCTAAGGGCCTGTCCATGGATACTTTAGGCCCTAGTGATATCCAAGCAGTGGAAGCCAAGCTAAACAACTTACCACGCCGGCAGTCAGGTTACCAAACCCCAAAAGAGCTTTTCTCCGCTGCCGCTGGCTAA
- a CDS encoding IS30 family transposase translates to MGTTILSFEDRVVIETLHHEKHSLQYIADYLGFSKTTIFNEVHRLAGEYHAVKAQTDHAVKLSHRGRKTILTTNLKRLIEEKIKIQKWSIEQVAHVVRIAYKTIYNWIDQGLLDINVTDLPDHGIRRKRSKETRGSFSHGRSIEDRPAEISDRNTSGHFEVDTVLSGKRKGQAVATFVERKSRLTIVKRLNGRDSTSMTKAILELANQLGDNLKTLTVDHGKEFANYNLIEEQAGVPLYFAHAYLPHERGSNENRNRVLRRFIPQGQPIDEITDDELIQINWYLNSRPLKCLNWRTPIEIFLRNLRY, encoded by the coding sequence ATGGGCACCACTATTTTATCATTTGAAGACCGCGTTGTCATCGAAACACTTCATCATGAAAAGCACTCACTTCAATATATTGCCGATTATTTAGGCTTTAGTAAAACCACTATCTTTAATGAGGTTCATCGCTTAGCTGGTGAGTATCACGCAGTTAAGGCTCAAACTGACCATGCAGTTAAACTTAGTCATCGTGGTCGTAAAACCATCTTAACGACTAACCTAAAGCGATTGATTGAAGAAAAAATCAAGATCCAAAAATGGTCAATTGAACAAGTGGCTCATGTAGTTAGAATTGCCTACAAAACCATCTATAACTGGATTGATCAGGGACTACTGGATATTAATGTGACTGATTTACCTGACCATGGTATTCGTCGCAAACGATCTAAAGAAACCCGTGGTAGTTTTAGTCATGGACGTTCCATCGAAGATCGTCCAGCTGAAATTTCTGATCGTAATACTTCAGGTCACTTCGAAGTTGATACAGTTTTATCTGGAAAACGTAAAGGTCAAGCAGTAGCTACGTTTGTCGAGCGTAAGAGTCGGCTTACCATCGTTAAACGGCTTAATGGACGAGATAGTACTTCAATGACCAAGGCTATTTTAGAATTGGCTAACCAGTTAGGAGATAATCTCAAGACCCTTACTGTTGACCATGGGAAAGAATTCGCCAACTACAATTTGATTGAAGAACAGGCCGGTGTTCCGCTGTACTTTGCGCACGCTTATTTGCCACATGAACGAGGCAGTAATGAAAATCGCAACCGAGTACTACGCCGCTTCATTCCCCAAGGTCAACCGATTGATGAGATTACCGATGATGAATTGATTCAAATTAACTGGTATTTGAATTCCCGACCACTCAAATGTTTAAATTGGCGAACACCGATTGAGATCTTTTTGCGTAATCTGCGTTACTAA
- the xdhC gene encoding xanthine dehydrogenase subunit XdhC: MQQEVQFTLNGEAVTCIVDVRKSLLEMLREDFALIGPKEGCDVGECGACSVLIDGQAIDSCIYLAAWVDGKTVTTIEGITNADGSLADIQQAFVDAGAVQCGFCIPGMIISSQQFLKENPHPSRTEVRRALSGNMCRCTGYQKIIEAVELAASEK; encoded by the coding sequence ATGCAACAAGAAGTACAGTTCACATTGAATGGTGAAGCAGTCACCTGTATAGTTGACGTTCGTAAAAGCTTATTGGAAATGTTACGAGAAGATTTTGCGCTGATCGGACCCAAAGAAGGTTGTGATGTTGGCGAATGTGGGGCTTGTTCTGTTTTAATTGATGGGCAGGCAATTGATTCCTGTATTTATCTGGCTGCTTGGGTAGATGGTAAAACAGTGACGACGATTGAAGGTATCACAAACGCGGATGGTTCCTTGGCTGATATTCAGCAAGCCTTTGTTGATGCCGGTGCGGTACAATGCGGCTTTTGCATTCCCGGCATGATTATTTCTAGTCAGCAGTTCCTTAAAGAAAATCCTCACCCTTCACGAACAGAAGTGCGGCGTGCATTATCCGGAAATATGTGTCGCTGTACAGGGTATCAGAAAATAATTGAGGCGGTTGAATTGGCGGCTAGCGAAAAATAA
- a CDS encoding helix-turn-helix transcriptional regulator — translation MLTDEKLNFLSQVGKALAGQFGENCEIVIHRIDPNDMNHTIVSIENGQVSSRQLGDGPSQIVLETLKKDPAELHDHINYITHTHDGRVLKSSTLYLKNEKGELEAIFAINYDVSNLIMAENVLHSFTAVETKEDPNEPNFIPQNVNELLDDLIQESVKLVGKPVSLMTKEDKVKSIQFLNSKGAFLVTKSGDKVSQYFNISKYTLYSYIDAKK, via the coding sequence ATGTTAACAGACGAAAAGCTTAATTTTCTAAGTCAAGTTGGTAAAGCTCTAGCCGGACAATTTGGCGAAAATTGTGAAATCGTGATCCATCGTATTGATCCTAATGATATGAATCATACGATCGTTTCGATTGAAAATGGCCAAGTCTCTTCGCGCCAATTAGGCGATGGTCCTTCACAAATCGTTTTAGAAACATTAAAAAAAGATCCAGCAGAATTGCATGATCATATCAACTATATTACGCACACCCATGACGGTCGTGTACTTAAGTCCAGTACACTCTATTTAAAAAACGAAAAGGGTGAACTGGAAGCCATCTTTGCCATCAATTATGATGTTTCTAATCTGATCATGGCAGAAAACGTGTTACATTCATTCACAGCTGTTGAAACAAAAGAAGACCCTAACGAACCAAACTTCATTCCCCAAAACGTCAATGAATTATTGGACGATTTGATCCAAGAGTCAGTAAAATTAGTGGGTAAGCCAGTTTCATTGATGACTAAAGAAGACAAAGTCAAAAGTATCCAATTCCTGAACAGTAAAGGCGCTTTTCTCGTTACTAAGTCAGGTGACAAGGTTTCACAATACTTCAACATCTCAAAATATACCTTGTATAGCTATATTGATGCGAAAAAATAG
- a CDS encoding glucosamine-6-phosphate deaminase — protein MNVIIVKDQVEGGRKAADMVIDAVKNGAKVLGLATGSTPETMYKDLIASDVDFTKMTSINLDEYVGLAPDDDQSYHYFMAKHLFDAKPFAKSYVPNGLAKDADAETERYNKVIADNPIDLQVLGLGRNGHIGFNEPGSPIDAQTRKVALTESTIEANSRNFEHEEDVPKFAYSMGIGSIMKSHNIILMAWGTEKADAVKGMIEGPVTPDCPASILQKKDNVTVIVDEAAASKLSNK, from the coding sequence ATGAACGTAATTATTGTTAAAGATCAAGTTGAAGGCGGCCGTAAAGCAGCAGATATGGTAATCGATGCCGTTAAAAATGGTGCTAAGGTATTAGGCTTAGCAACTGGTAGCACACCAGAAACCATGTATAAGGACTTAATCGCCAGTGATGTTGACTTTACTAAAATGACTTCAATCAACTTGGACGAATACGTTGGCCTTGCACCAGATGATGACCAAAGCTACCATTACTTCATGGCAAAACATTTATTCGATGCTAAGCCATTTGCTAAGAGCTATGTGCCTAACGGTTTAGCTAAAGATGCTGATGCAGAAACTGAACGTTACAATAAAGTTATCGCTGATAACCCAATCGACCTACAAGTATTAGGATTAGGCCGTAACGGTCATATTGGTTTTAACGAACCAGGTTCCCCAATTGATGCTCAAACTCGTAAAGTTGCTTTGACTGAATCTACTATTGAAGCTAACTCCCGTAACTTTGAACATGAAGAAGATGTTCCTAAGTTTGCTTATTCAATGGGGATCGGTTCAATCATGAAGTCACACAACATCATCTTGATGGCTTGGGGTACTGAAAAAGCTGATGCCGTTAAAGGTATGATCGAAGGCCCCGTAACACCAGATTGCCCAGCAAGTATCTTACAAAAGAAAGACAATGTAACAGTTATCGTTGACGAAGCTGCTGCATCCAAATTAAGCAACAAATAA
- a CDS encoding molybdopterin cofactor-binding domain-containing protein, which yields MFKLFLAICHGQPIQLALTREESIGNTRTRHAIDYNFSIGVKKDGTITAIDCEVFSNQGGYASHGHAIGGKGGTFINAIYKMDSLHYAAKTVYTNIATAGAMRAYGMPQVVFALESVIDDAAEKIGMDPIEFRYKNRRPDGFYNEMSHVKQINFKVGECLEKGRKEFAWDKKLAASQAYKTGTKRRGVGIAAFSFGTAVYPFGLEVSGARLILMPDGCFKLMLGSTEIGQGADTAMSQMAAETIGVPFKNIIRDSFTDTDIDPYDTGAYASRQSYVTGFAVKEAAEKMKTKILARAAQTYDVRAEYIDIINGEIIYIPNGERLATLEEVAMASYFDMKDGKTITADSAVNIHQTTYASGCTLAEVEVDIETGRVKLLSIMNVHDSGKIINPLLATGQVEGGMAMGIGYGLSEGLRYDKTGRPLNNNLLDYKLPTTMDLPELKHTFVETDDPLGPFGNKSLGENPTVSPAPAIRNAVKNAIGIGINNLPLSPENVYEHLQVLKEGGQHV from the coding sequence TTGTTCAAGTTATTTCTTGCAATCTGCCATGGCCAACCGATCCAATTAGCTTTGACGCGGGAAGAATCAATTGGTAATACGCGGACGCGCCACGCAATTGACTACAATTTCTCGATTGGTGTTAAAAAAGATGGTACGATAACAGCAATTGATTGTGAAGTCTTCTCTAATCAGGGTGGCTACGCTTCACACGGGCATGCCATCGGTGGTAAAGGTGGAACTTTTATTAACGCAATCTATAAAATGGATAGTTTACATTATGCTGCTAAAACTGTGTACACCAATATTGCGACGGCTGGTGCAATGCGGGCCTACGGAATGCCGCAAGTAGTCTTTGCGTTGGAGTCGGTGATTGATGATGCTGCTGAAAAGATTGGCATGGATCCGATTGAGTTTCGGTACAAGAATCGGCGTCCTGATGGCTTTTACAATGAAATGAGCCACGTTAAGCAAATTAACTTTAAGGTTGGAGAATGCCTAGAAAAAGGGCGTAAAGAATTCGCCTGGGATAAAAAATTAGCTGCCAGCCAGGCATATAAAACAGGGACTAAACGGCGTGGGGTAGGGATTGCTGCCTTTTCGTTTGGCACTGCAGTTTATCCGTTTGGGCTTGAAGTTTCCGGTGCACGCTTGATTTTAATGCCGGATGGTTGCTTTAAATTGATGTTAGGATCCACTGAGATCGGGCAGGGTGCCGATACGGCAATGAGTCAGATGGCTGCTGAGACGATTGGGGTTCCCTTTAAGAATATTATTCGCGATTCTTTCACGGATACTGATATTGATCCTTATGATACTGGTGCTTATGCATCACGGCAAAGTTATGTAACTGGTTTTGCCGTAAAGGAAGCGGCCGAGAAGATGAAGACGAAGATTTTAGCGCGTGCTGCCCAAACTTATGATGTTCGTGCCGAATATATCGATATAATTAACGGTGAAATCATCTATATTCCTAATGGAGAGCGGTTAGCTACCTTAGAAGAGGTGGCGATGGCTTCATATTTTGATATGAAAGATGGTAAAACGATTACTGCTGATTCAGCGGTCAATATTCATCAAACCACCTATGCTTCTGGCTGTACTTTAGCAGAAGTAGAAGTTGATATTGAAACGGGCCGAGTAAAACTGTTGAGCATTATGAATGTTCATGACTCTGGTAAAATTATTAATCCACTATTGGCCACTGGTCAAGTTGAAGGTGGGATGGCAATGGGCATTGGCTATGGTTTGAGCGAAGGCTTGCGCTATGATAAAACGGGTCGGCCATTAAATAATAATTTGTTGGATTACAAGTTGCCGACCACGATGGACTTACCTGAACTCAAACACACCTTTGTTGAGACCGATGATCCATTAGGGCCGTTTGGCAATAAATCATTAGGTGAGAATCCGACTGTTTCACCAGCACCGGCGATTCGTAATGCAGTTAAGAATGCGATCGGTATCGGCATTAACAATTTACCATTGTCACCAGAAAATGTTTATGAACATTTACAAGTGTTGAAAGAAGGTGGTCAACATGTTTGA
- a CDS encoding sulfurtransferase — translation MQLNLKPINGTYYRRNRSKKYYLKRGVTSKTTLIVYSTDINAASRVAFAALWTGVNNIKIIDGGYKGWTKSDYQVKTGRATLPKTATDFGVEVPANPQYEIKTPAEVVAQQKQDPDLVLASTRSWQEFTGVVSGYSYIKDKGEPKGAVYAKSSLTSADVAYLLNKDGTIKDVSQIAPAWEKWGIKSTSNIDFYCGTGWRAATAFFIAYQGGWKNIHLYDGGWYAWDKANKKDAATYPVQVGDPHSDKVKYLD, via the coding sequence ATGCAGTTGAATCTGAAGCCAATCAATGGAACTTATTATCGGCGCAACAGATCAAAAAAGTACTATCTAAAACGTGGTGTAACTAGCAAAACAACTTTGATCGTCTATTCAACGGACATTAATGCAGCTTCACGTGTGGCGTTTGCTGCGCTATGGACGGGCGTCAATAATATTAAAATTATTGATGGTGGATATAAAGGCTGGACAAAGAGTGATTATCAGGTGAAAACGGGCAGGGCAACGTTGCCAAAAACCGCAACTGACTTTGGTGTCGAAGTGCCGGCTAATCCACAATATGAAATTAAAACACCGGCTGAAGTGGTGGCACAACAAAAGCAAGATCCAGATTTAGTTTTGGCTAGCACCCGTTCATGGCAAGAATTTACCGGTGTTGTTAGTGGTTATTCCTATATTAAAGATAAAGGTGAACCTAAAGGCGCTGTATACGCTAAATCTAGTTTGACCAGTGCTGATGTTGCCTACCTATTAAATAAAGATGGCACGATAAAAGACGTCAGTCAAATTGCGCCGGCTTGGGAAAAATGGGGCATAAAGTCTACCAGTAATATTGATTTTTATTGTGGCACTGGTTGGCGAGCTGCAACTGCTTTCTTCATAGCTTACCAAGGTGGTTGGAAGAATATCCATCTTTATGATGGTGGTTGGTACGCTTGGGATAAGGCCAATAAGAAAGATGCTGCAACTTACCCAGTTCAAGTCGGTGATCCGCACTCTGATAAGGTTAAATATTTAGATTAG
- a CDS encoding uracil-xanthine permease family protein, with translation MKTVKNNKDDGVSDMELIYQLEGRPKFSVAFPLGLQHVLAMFAGNLAPMLIIAAVAKASPLDTVVMVQAGMLISGLTTFIQLYPIKIGRFQIGSGLPIVMGTSFAFVPTASAAAALGGIPLVLGGALVGSLAEGFIGLFYKYLKYFFTPLVIGSTLIAIGINLLGVGRDYFAGGAGAKDYGSWQNLTIAFATFLFVIILQRFGKGVIKTAALLFGLLFGYIIALLFGKVDLSAVGTAAWATVPLPLHFVPTFRAQTIISFVIIYITVAMETIGNTSGITIAAFDRPATEKETAGSVLADAIGCAVASIFGSMPNTAFGQNVGIVSMTKVVNKWCIALGASVLVICGFLPKLGSVFASIPAPVLGGALISVFAMITLNGIKMLAQAGFSGRNVTVLGITFALGIGFAGHADAIAGMPTWLKFIFEDSIAATTLVGIVTNLVFPKPKQIEVITKDTAAVHIAK, from the coding sequence ATGAAGACTGTGAAAAATAACAAAGATGATGGCGTATCAGATATGGAACTTATTTATCAATTAGAAGGACGACCGAAATTTTCCGTGGCTTTTCCGTTGGGGTTACAACATGTGCTAGCAATGTTTGCAGGCAATCTAGCGCCAATGTTGATTATTGCAGCAGTTGCTAAAGCTAGTCCGCTGGATACGGTCGTTATGGTGCAGGCGGGTATGTTGATCTCTGGTTTAACAACATTCATTCAGCTTTATCCGATTAAAATTGGTCGTTTCCAGATTGGCTCAGGCTTGCCAATTGTGATGGGAACTAGCTTTGCGTTTGTACCGACTGCTTCGGCGGCCGCCGCTTTAGGTGGGATTCCGTTAGTGTTAGGTGGTGCTTTGGTTGGCAGTCTTGCTGAAGGTTTTATCGGTTTGTTTTATAAATACTTAAAGTACTTTTTTACGCCATTGGTTATTGGTAGCACATTGATCGCAATCGGAATTAATTTATTAGGTGTTGGGCGTGATTATTTTGCTGGTGGTGCTGGTGCTAAAGATTATGGTTCTTGGCAGAATTTGACGATTGCCTTTGCTACTTTTTTGTTTGTGATTATTTTGCAGCGTTTCGGTAAGGGCGTCATCAAAACAGCAGCCTTATTATTTGGCTTACTATTTGGTTACATTATTGCTTTACTTTTCGGAAAAGTTGACCTGAGTGCTGTCGGAACTGCTGCATGGGCCACTGTACCGTTACCATTACACTTTGTACCGACTTTTCGTGCACAGACAATTATCAGTTTTGTGATCATTTACATCACCGTTGCGATGGAGACAATTGGGAATACTTCGGGAATCACCATTGCAGCATTCGATCGCCCAGCCACTGAAAAAGAAACCGCGGGGTCCGTTTTAGCTGATGCAATTGGTTGTGCGGTGGCTTCAATTTTTGGTTCAATGCCTAATACTGCCTTTGGTCAAAATGTTGGGATCGTTTCAATGACTAAGGTTGTTAACAAATGGTGTATTGCTTTAGGTGCAAGTGTTTTAGTCATTTGTGGTTTCTTGCCTAAATTAGGCTCAGTATTTGCTTCGATTCCTGCACCGGTACTAGGCGGTGCTTTGATCTCTGTTTTTGCAATGATCACGTTAAATGGCATTAAAATGTTGGCGCAGGCGGGTTTTAGTGGGCGAAATGTTACAGTCTTAGGAATTACATTTGCCTTGGGAATCGGCTTTGCTGGTCACGCTGATGCGATTGCTGGAATGCCGACTTGGTTGAAGTTTATTTTTGAAGACAGCATTGCGGCAACAACTTTAGTCGGCATTGTGACTAACTTAGTTTTCCCCAAGCCTAAGCAAATTGAAGTTATCACAAAAGACACCGCCGCTGTGCATATCGCAAAGTAG
- the xdhB gene encoding xanthine dehydrogenase subunit XdhB → MFDITGYYEAQDLANLFELLAKEPTARIIAGGTDVLVKTRARLKGFVDTPLIGISRITAMKGITSDDTGTISIGALSTFDEIEHNLIIQQNMPLLSQAVSLVGGPQTRRMGTLGGNVCNAGPAADGAPALFTYNAICEIHSATTIRNIPITEFYQGVGKVRLRPGEVLVKFKIAQADYQDYRGYYIKFAQRAALDIANLSCAALIKLDSTKQIQALRICFGAAAATPIRMPAAETYAVGKIVTNETLQAIGKLCLRDTQTIADWRASKEYRDHLVTVLPVRALALALKDGE, encoded by the coding sequence ATGTTTGATATTACTGGCTATTACGAGGCACAGGATTTGGCCAATCTTTTTGAACTACTAGCCAAGGAACCGACGGCTAGAATAATTGCTGGAGGAACCGATGTTTTAGTTAAAACGCGAGCGCGACTCAAAGGATTCGTAGATACACCTTTAATCGGCATCAGTCGAATTACCGCAATGAAAGGAATTACGAGCGACGATACAGGTACGATCAGTATTGGGGCTTTAAGTACTTTTGATGAGATTGAACATAATTTAATCATTCAGCAGAATATGCCATTACTGAGTCAAGCGGTATCATTGGTTGGTGGACCGCAAACACGTCGTATGGGCACATTAGGTGGTAATGTTTGTAATGCAGGACCGGCTGCAGATGGCGCTCCAGCTTTATTTACTTATAATGCGATTTGTGAGATTCATTCAGCAACGACGATTAGAAATATACCGATTACTGAATTTTATCAAGGAGTCGGTAAAGTGAGATTACGGCCGGGCGAAGTCTTAGTTAAGTTTAAAATAGCTCAAGCCGATTATCAGGATTATCGTGGCTATTACATCAAATTTGCACAGCGGGCAGCTTTAGATATTGCTAATTTAAGTTGCGCTGCGTTGATCAAACTTGATTCAACTAAACAAATTCAAGCGTTGCGGATTTGTTTTGGTGCTGCTGCAGCTACACCGATTCGCATGCCAGCAGCCGAAACGTATGCAGTTGGTAAAATAGTAACGAACGAGACGCTGCAAGCTATTGGTAAATTATGCTTGAGGGATACGCAAACCATTGCTGATTGGCGAGCTTCCAAGGAATATCGTGATCATTTGGTGACTGTTTTGCCAGTCAGAGCTTTGGCCTTGGCTTTAAAGGATGGTGAATAG